The DNA region aataaaatttttaaagttataaagtgagaatttgaaaattagcaaactttgagtgggaattAGTTTTTCAGCCTTCTAGTAATGATAGATACACTTGaacaaactttttatttaattgatctCCTGAgctggattttcatttgtatttgGCCTTTTTCCCATCTACATTTTATGCACAACTTAACACGctacaaaataatgaaattaaaatgactaaataattaatttccacACATAATCATATACAAAATCCACCACCACAAACCCTAAAAAAGTAATAGAgaaaatatgaaatcataagaaggagagagaaaagttgagaaaggaaatgaaagaTGGTGGGTTAGGGCTCTTAAAGCAGATTGAAAAAAACTAACCATTACGCTTCTTAAAGCAAGTTATCTAATTTTCCTAGGCATGCCACAAGTTTACACAAAAGCAAATTGATCTTTTACTCTTTCCACccctaccttttttttttttttttttggttagcaaaattaggttttggattaaaaaattgttatttaaatattactaaatagtaatattatatatacaaataaatatcaattatttattaatttaatttgacatcataatatgtaattagataattttgaagtgaaaaaaataaaataaaaataaataaataatcatattatctgATTACGTGTTACCTTTGTTTTATTCAAGGGTAAATAATTGTACCCCATCCAAAATTTGATGAAAcgatagatttttattttttaaatttaaaataattatgttctcacctatctattaaaattattaaaaaacagttaaaatgacaaaaaaatctcaaattaaataacattttcactccaaaatttttaaaataatttattttatctctaatttatattaattttaattaaaaataataaaaaattaattgtcatCCCCCATAAATGTTGTCAGcaataattttttccatttatttaAGGTGAAATAAAAtagcaagaaaaaaataaaaaataaaatatttaaagctaaattgtaatttatttgcACTGTACCAagtaagttaaagttttacaaaCGTATCAGAGATTTATAATTGGGATGCaatgattgaatttataatcagtatatcaagtaagttaagattttacaaatatatcaaagatttaaacttatatttttactttacaaattttaatattttattaattttattaatcctaCCGTATccatataatgaaaaattacgTAGATCAGGTCGAACCATtcttttaataatgaaattgatGCTATAAGtatcaaatcaaattagtaAAAAGTGTAATTTTGAGAAACCAACAAGGTGGCTTGAACCCATGCCTCAACATGTTAATCACTGTAAAAAATTATCCGGCAACCGGGCAGCGTCATAAATGAATCTTTCGGCGGCAATTGCTGGGGTACGTGGCTAAAACAAAACTGCTACAAATGGCTAACCagttctttgaaaaaaaataaaaataaaaagaaactgTAACGGCCTGGATGATTTCGGAATCTCAATCGAACGGCTTCACGTCTCTCTCTGTCTCTATATAAACATTTGCGGGTTACTGAGAAGGAAACATAATTTggaaaagtttttatttttcggGCTGTGAGATTTCAGTGATGGCATCGTCCAAGGCCAAGCAAATTGTTCAAGCGAATTCCGTCGTCGTTTTCAGCAAGTCGTATTGCCCCTTCTGTGTCACCGTGAAAAAGCTTTTGGACGACTTGGGAGCCACTTACAAAGCTATGGAATTGGATGTTGAGAGTAATTTCTTATCACTTCGTTGTTTTTCTTCATGATTTCTATTCTGTATACGGCTACAAATATcagatttatattattttacaagatTTAGTATAGTAAGTATACCGACTTTCAAGCAATAAGAATACCATTCAAATCGCATCTTCAATAGCCTTGCGGAGTCTTTAACCAGGACAAAATAATAGATCATTTGTTTACATTAGCATTGATGCTAAGATAAATCAAAGTGGTAAGCGAGGGaaaatttttacatttcttattaaattttagtcGGATTTGGATTTGAAATCGGAATTGATTATGATCAATGAAATTGATGAAACGAAACTTTAGGCATATGTTTTGGAAAGGTCACTATCTCGTTTATAATTGATTCTTAAAGAACAggtgaatttgaaaatgattcTTTAGGGAATGCCCATCTATGTAAATTGGGTGCACTGTTTTCACAGGtcagaaaatttatttaaaaaaaaaaaagaaattgatctCAATTGTTTTGTTAAGTTTTACTTATCTGTATAGCTCCTTTGTGAAGTTTGTTGGGACAATTTTGTGGTGTCTATGTATGGAATATGGCTTTGAATTTTACAAAGCATTAAAGGTGTGAATCCATTAACAGATGATGTGGGTCAGTTTGTTTTCTGTGGATCGTATATTATGCTTTTGTTTGATCTAATGTTTTGTATGCTGATTTTACTTGAATAAGCTTTCAGAAGGAAATCACCACCATTTAGGCTTATTGATTATCCCGTATTAAGGCAATGGATTAGTAAGCGGTATTTTCCTGCTATTTTGCAGGTGATGGAAGTGAAATACAAGCAGCACTGGCAGAGTGGACGGGACAGAGAACAGTGCCAAATGTATTCATTGGTGGAAAACACATCGGGGGCTGTGATGGTGATACTCAAATAATCCCTCGCTTATATCCTCTATCATTTCAATTGTTCATTGCAAGATTTcctttatttctattattagTATCACCTGGTTGTTGATTATGTAATTGGTTGTGTGTTTTATTGCAGCAACTACTGATATGCACAATCAAGGGAAGCTTGTTCCTCTTCTTACAGAATCTGGAGCTATTGCATCTAAATCTTAGAAGGAATGCAGTAAATTTGGTTATGAATTCTAGTAACGAATGGTTGTGTTGAAGTgctttccttttccctttttaatgtatcacaaaaattttatcattgcAATGTTTTACAATCTCGGAATAATATGATCAATTTACAATATCTGGTGTTCTACTATATAACATCTATTAAGTATATTTAACGATCCTCAGTGTAGAAAGCCATTTTTGCTATATAGACTTGATTTtatacaaaagaaagaaaacgttaaaattacaagaattattaaaaaagaaatcttaTTTTGAACATAGATAAGACTGAGGGAACCATCTTGAAAGCAGGTAATGTTTTGATCTAGCCACAAAAACAAATATGCCATAGCATGGAATATGCATTAATCCCACTCCCAAGTACCTGCAAATGCATATTATGAAGAAACTTTATCTTTCAAAATAACTGATTAAGAAAAGAGGCAAAAAGGTCATAATGAGAAGTTTGAGTTAACCAACCACAATGGTGCAAATGGTGATGACAAGTCAAGGAATGGGTAAGGCCACCTATGGCAGAAGCAGAGAGAAACATCAGTATTATTGAGTGAAATCAATAAATGTCCATAGCTATTAAGAGAGGAAAGGTACCAAACATTACCAGACGAAGACAAAAGCATGAAGTATCCACTGGAAAATAACAAAGACAAACGTCCATAGCAGAAAGTAAGCAATCCGAAACCATGGGAATTGCTGAAAGAAGATAATTGCTGTTATTCAGACATAactaagaaaaaatatcaagGAAACGTGACAGGAATGAGCCTTCAACATCAGTTTACCAAGCAATTCAGCACTGTATCGCAGAGTAGAAAGACAGCATTCAGCGTATGCATATTCACTGTCATCTAACATAAGAGAAACATAGATCGTCAAGATACAAAACATCATATGGAACACATACTGATAAAAGCATTTGAGATGCATGTAAAACAGACCCCATATAAACACGTCAGAAACTGCTTCTATAGCATGGTGTGATCAATATAAGGCTTAGGCATCTTTAAGTGCAACTACAAACTATACCCTTTTCTCCATCAATAGGAAATTACATATTATCAAGTATTCTCTGCAGcagaaaaaagaatatatattaatatgacTCAAACTGAAAATCTTGGCTTACATCTTCTAGATTGACATAGAAAAAGCATGATTTTCTCTGCTAGTTCATATTCAAGAGATTCGGTGAGAAGTGTCTGTGAGAACAAGAAAAGGGGAGAAGAGGGCAGCCTCACATGACAACAACGCAATGATGGAGTCTCTAATGGCTTTGAGAGATAATGATGGGAGAATTAAGAATGACACTTGGCAATAGAGGATTGTAAGAGAGGACTACAAAATGAAGAGAGGAAgcataaaaagagaagagaattgggaaaaaagaaaggaaaagttTGTAAAAGGGAAAACAAGGAGGTTCTAGCACCTCAGATGACTCGTTTTCCTGTATTGGTGGGTTGAGTGTTTTCTGTTAATCCAagaattagggctggattcgagccgagccaagctcggctcgcagccagctcgggctcggctcggctttttaaggctggctcgagttcggctcgagctcgactcgagccgaatttggctcggctcgagttcggctcgttttcagctcgACTCGGTAatggctcggctcggctcgttttttatatcaaaacgacaccgttttgtatatatatatggattaaaacgacgccgttttgtataaaaaaatttttaaaaaaaatataccgagccaagccgagccagctcgggctcggctcgagctcgagctcgagctggctcggctcgaatccagccctaccaaGAATAGCAATGTACTGACATACTATTGTTTGATCATCAACCATAAATAAAATCAgattatcctattttaatttcattgtctATCGGTACTTTTTCAATTATGTTGGCGCGTGAGTTTTCTATAGGTTAGCAAACTGAGGATACAACATCAGTGTTAAAGGTGTGTAGTTTTTTTGAGGGCaagttgaaattaatttgatggaGGGGTACATATTAATGTGGTATCACAACAAGGTTGATTGGGTTATGGTAAACATAAGAATGGAGTCAAGAGTGAAGAAGTTAGAGAATAGCGTGGCTGGTATAAGGGACTTTATCGAATGGATTAGATCCTCCATGACGATACGAAGAACCACCATGATGAAGGGAAGTAGTAGCAAGGTTACAAAAGTGGAAGGTTTGATGCCACTAGGGTAAACATCTACTTAGAAATTGCCAACGGTTGTAGACACGATGTTCTGTCGACACTAGTCAAAATGGTAGCCAATGTAGTCGGAATGAATGTTGGACCAGAAAGTTggaattatcaatttttaatagaGATGATCCTCTCAATTGGGTTTTTTGAGCGAAAAGATACTTCCATGTTAACCATATTTAGAAGTGGGAGAAGATTCTGACAACTCCATGTGCATGGAGGGGGCAACACTGACATGGttccaataaataaaatctagacAATCGATTTCTAGTTGGGAGGAACTTAAGTTGGCCTTACAAGCCTATAGCCCTCTTGAGCAACTCATGCAATTTGACAATAGGGAATCATTGATATcagattgaatttgaaatgttgATTGCAATGATAAAGGAAATGAGTGATGACCTATTGAAGAGAGTGTTTATCAATGGgttaaaagagaaaatctaGTGTAAATTAGGCTAATTACGACAAAAAATTTGGGTCAAGTAATGGTCATGACCCAAAGGGTTAAGGACTGGGACTTGTCATTGGACTGCATACGAGCCCAAAAGGTTTGAGGGGGCAAAGAACTAGAAGGCCCAAGTTAATAGGTCAAATAGGAAAGGCTTGACTCAGGTTTTTAACAACTTAAGATCTATGAGCCCAACTGATTATATGTTAGAACTCATATATACATTTCTTGCAGGAAAAGAGAAAGtaaaaagagaagacttttAGCACTTGGAAAAGGGATCAGGAGACCATTGCTCTAATGCAAAATCAGCCACAGAAAATATGGAGATGTggcaaaacaaaggaaaaagagaaagaagtagctatggaaaaagttgaaaaaggGAGTAGGTGCTACAGAAGAGAGGAAGGTGCAATAACTGAAGGAATGTGGGGAGAGAGTGGTTCTCTCGGAAGCTGAGCATGTATAGTGGGGATTCAACTGAGTTTTGTGAATTCTTTTTGTGACTAATTTGTTGCTAAAATTGTAATGGGCTAACAGTTGTAATTGAACATGGTCATTgaaaatagtcattgtattgaagaattgattttgtaaacttcattaagaaatattcaatacaatacatattttcattCTCTTCCTTGATTGTGTTACATTTCCTATTCTATTGCATTGCATGTCCTTGCTGCTGTTGAGAATGGTTTGTTGGAGATTGTAGTGAGTGCAAAAGAGGTAGCCCAGAGAAGGTTCTGCTGTCAGTTGTTTGCCCAGGGATCCATCATTATAAAACCCATGCCTAATCAGATTCTACCTAACTCGACAACATCAACATCATTGAACTTGAGAGAAGGGAGTTTGGGGTCAATGAACAGAAGCAACAATGAATTCCCACAATTGAAGGATGCAAAAGATCAATCCAGGTTAGAATGGGGTCTTTGTTTCAGTGCAATGAGAAGTTCACTAAAGGGCACCACCgtaaaagtaaataattgaGAGTGTTTATGGTGTGtacaaaaaaaaatgagaatgacAAATGTACATTGGAGCTGACAGGGAGAGGCAACCAAGTATGGATTCAATAGAACTAACTACAATAGAGGGTACACCAATGGAGTTCCTTGTATTCAAACATGGAGTTATTATTCTATAAGATCTTTAAACTGAAAGGAAAGATAGGGAATCGAGAAGTGATTGTATTGATTAATAGTGAGGCtacccataattttattgcatggGAGGTAGTCCGAGAAGTGGGACTAGAAGTGCAACCAACAAAGCCTTTTGAACTTTTGGTGGAGGACAAAAAGCAAATTAGTAGTACAGGTAACGGTGGTCCTTGCAGGAGGTATAAACAAACTGGAAATTGATGTATTTGAAATACAGGAGAGCAGATGCACTGGTGGTGTTACAAGGTGATCCTTCCTTAACCAAATTAGAATTACATGTTAAAAGTTTAATCAACACAGCTAGAAATTCCAATTTGGTAGAACTTCCTGAAGCAATGTTGATACGAGATAATCTTTTTGAACATTCGAACAAGGGGTTAGCGgctatcataaaaaattttcaagactTATATGAAAATTGTAGAGACCATGCCATTAGATTGAAGGGAGGGGGTCAACCATCGAATATTTGACCTTATTGTTGCCCCTACAACCAAAACACTGAGATTgaaaaaattgtgaaagaaatgttGTCGGCTAAGATTATTAAAACAACAGCCTCATGTGACAACAATGCAATGATGGAATCTCTAACGGTTTTGGGGGAGAATCATGGGAGAATTAAGAATGACACTTGATAGCAGGGAATTGAGGGAGAGGACAACGAAATGGAGAGAGGAAGTATAAAAAGAGAGGggaattaagaaaaaaaggaagGACAAGTTTATAAAAGGGAAAACAGAGGTTCCAACGCCTCCGATGGCTGGTTTTTCTGTATTGGGGGGTTGAGTGTTTTCTATAAATCCAAGAATAAAAGTGTAATGATAGATGGTTATTTGATTgaccataaataaaattatattatcctattttaatttcattgtctATTGTTAGTTTTCTATTGTATTGGTGAATGAGTTTCTGCAGGTTAGCTGGCTGAGAAAACAATTGGTGAAGTGTTAAAGGAGTGCATTTCTGTTAAGGGCAGGTCAAAGTTAATCAGATGACGAGGTATGTATCAGATTCCTATCAACTAGAAAagcaaattattaattaaaagatttctTTTGCCAAAAAACCTACCTAATATATCTATGTATGAGTCCAGTGCCCTTTGGCATGTAACTAATGACACTAACAACACTTTCATCAATAACAGCCTATTCAATGAAATCTTAATCCCCATTCAAGATCTCAGAGATACAACTGATGGTATCCTGGTGAAATGATGCAAGGAAAAAAAACATGTTTGGCTTCTTAGTTTATCCCTATCAAGCATGTTTAATTTGCATAGACAAACAAGATAATAAGCGCTCAAGCGAAACTGAATGAAGAAGCATGTTTTAATATGCACACACAGTCAGAGACAATAAACACAAAGAGAAACTGAATGAAGAAGCTGATTTAGGGTGTTGAGATCTTACAAAACTCAATTTGTAGTCGGTGACGGTGAGAAATGGAAAAATAATGAGCCAATAAACGCAATCAGTGAGCATCACTGCCCCAGCATTCATCTGTTTATGGCacaaaagagataaaaagatGAATGACATGTAAAATAAGAACATGTGAAAACTCTACTACTATCATAACATGCAAATCATACTGTGtatctatatttatttgatgattCAAGCCAAGACAGAAGTCTCAGAAACATTAAAAGGTTAATTTTCATCCAAGTGAAAAATAATCACAAGCAAACTGCCAGA from Mangifera indica cultivar Alphonso chromosome 8, CATAS_Mindica_2.1, whole genome shotgun sequence includes:
- the LOC123223666 gene encoding glutaredoxin-like, with protein sequence MASSKAKQIVQANSVVVFSKSYCPFCVTVKKLLDDLGATYKAMELDVESDGSEIQAALAEWTGQRTVPNVFIGGKHIGGCDATTDMHNQGKLVPLLTESGAIASKS
- the LOC123223665 gene encoding uncharacterized protein LOC123223665 isoform X2, whose translation is MTHGSHVLKKYTHFGYWFSEYLHSVFFCLTSLPEFLLVKAEYSSFILMLNRWTFVLVTFYFGFGSLLSIYGCYQYHKMISGNLNVLDETDSEKGNFMPLTNGENANKHEMRKVLNTQERSSPAIISYLFQVVYQMNAGAVMLTDCVYWLIIFPFLTVTDYKLSFMTVNMHTLNAVFLLCDTVLNCLQFPWFRIAYFLLWTFVFVIFQWILHAFVFVWWPYPFLDLSSPFAPLWYLGVGLMHIPCYGIFVFVARSKHYLLSRWFPQSYLCSK